The nucleotide window AGCTTCGGGAACCGGTGGGATTCCCAGCCTGGCAATTCCGGCTCGCCACAGCGAAGCGCGGACGACATACCAAACTCGATTATTGTATCACTTTTGTCGGGAATTGTGTGCAAAACATCTGCGGCGTGGGTCAAAAAAGGGTTTGTGTTTGCCAGCATCCGCTCTCTGCCGGTTGCCACGCCAGCGTCTGCACATACTGCAGATAGTCCACACGCGGTATTTCTGTCGCGCCGAGCGAGGCGGTGTGCGGGTTCAGCACCTGACAATCAATCAGCCGCCCCTGATGCGCCATAAAATGCTGAGAAAATACCCACAGGGCGGTTTTCGACGCGTTCTCCCGGCGGCTGAACATCGACTCGCCGCAAAAAATTTGCCCGAGCGCCAGGCCATACATGCCGCCGACCAGCTGATTCTCCTGCCACACCTCAATCGAATGCGCGTGGCCCAGTTCATACAGACGCAGCCAGGCACGTTTGACTTCAAAGGTGATCCAGGTGCCTTCCTGCCGGCCGCTGGCGCAGCCTTCCAGCACATCGGCAAAGGCGTGGTTCATGGTAACGCGGTAGGGGGAATGGCGGTGGAAACGGGCCATGCTGCGGCTGAGGTGAAACGATTCCGGCAGCAGCACCGCACGCGGATCGGGTGACCACCACAGAATGGGATCGCCCGGGGAGAACCAGGGAAAAATGCCACGCTGGTAAGCATTCAGCAGGCGGGCAGGAGAGAGATCGCCGCCCATTGCCAGCAGGCCATTCGGTTCACGTAACGCCATCTCCGGCGGTGGAAAATTCAGCGAATCACGTGAAAGTTGAATCAGTCTCATTGCATTACTCACCCGGCGGCTATCCCGCTACGACTATAACGCAAAGCGCTGACAGAAACGCCAGTAGCGCCCTGCTTTTGAGATTAATTCCGCATGGCTGCCGGATTCCACAATCTGTCCCTGATCCATCACGCAAATGCGATCCAGCTTTTCCAGCCCGGTCAGACTGTGCGTGACCATAATCAGGGTGCGGCCCTGTCCTGCGGTGCGCAACAGTGAGAGAATATGCTGCTCGGTAGCCGCATCCAGTCCTTCGGTGGGTTCATCCAGCAGCCAGAGATCGCCATCGTGCAGGAGCGCGCGGGCGATAGCCAGACGGCGCAGTTCACCGCCGGAGAGCGGGCGACCGCCTTCACCCATCCAGGCATTCAGCCCTTCAGCGGTGGTCAGCAGATGCGCCAGTCCCACCTGTTCCAGCACCGCACTGAGCATTGCATCACTCGCTTCAGGCCGGGCCAGCAGCAGATTATCGCGCAGCGTCTGGCTGAACAGATGTACGCGCTGCGTCACGACGCTGATGCGCTGGCGCAGGCTTACCTCATCCCAGTGTTCAAGCGGAACGCCGTTCAGCAGGATGCTGCCCTGTTGCGCCTGCTGGCCGCGGGTCAGCAGCGTCAGCAGACTGGACTTACCACAGCCGGTAGGGCCAAGCAGCGCCAGATGCTCACCTGCCTGCAGCGTCAGGGAAAAATCCTGCAGCACCGGTTCCGGACGCTGCGGATAACTGAAACAGAGGTGCGACAGCTCAAGATGGGCGCCGGAGGGCGACACGACTGGCTGCGGCGGGAAACGAATCGCAGGAGGCTGGGTGATGATCTCCTGCACGCGCTGCGCCGAACGGGTGACCTGGGCCAGCGGCAGAAAGGCACCCGCCACCGGCGCGAGTGCTTCAAAAGCGGCCAGAGCGCAGAACACAAACAGCGCGATCAGGGCACCCGGCGTGGACTGATCGCCGACACCGGCGGCCGCCAGCCACAGCAGCAGGGTTACGGTTGCGCCGCTGATTAGCAGCAGCAGGCTTTGCGCCAGTGCCTGTAAACGCTGCTGGCGCTGCTGTGCCTGTTGCCAGGCTATCTCCTCGCGATCCAGCTGCTGGCGCCACCGGGGCGCCGCACCGTAAATCTGCAGCTCTGCCAGGCCACTGATCCAGCTGGTCAGCTGCTGGCGCCAGCCGGCCTGACGGCGGGCAATCGCCAGCCCGGCCGCGCTTCCCAGTCGCCAGAACAGCGGTGGCATCAGCAGCAGCGTCAGCAGCATAATCCCGCCAGTCAGCAGAGCCAGCGGCACATCCAGCAGGGCCAGACCAACCGTAACCACCCCAATCACGATGGCCGCGCCGGCCAGCGGGGAGATGACCCGCAGATAGAGATGATCCAGCGTATCAACATCGCTGACAAAGCGATTAAGCAGTTCACCCTGACGAAAGCGCGCCAGCTGTTCCGGTGCCAGCGCCATCAGCCGGCTGAAAGTATAAACCCGCAAATGCTGCAGCACGCGGAAGGTCGCATCGTGGCTGACCAGCCGTTCAAAATAGCGCGCCGCCGTACGAATAATGGCGGCACCCCGCACGCCGGCCGCCGGCAGCATATAGTTAAAGGTGTACAGGCCGGCGACGCCCGCCAGCGAGGAGGCCGCCAGAAA belongs to Candidatus Pantoea soli and includes:
- the aat gene encoding leucyl/phenylalanyl-tRNA--protein transferase; translated protein: MRLIQLSRDSLNFPPPEMALREPNGLLAMGGDLSPARLLNAYQRGIFPWFSPGDPILWWSPDPRAVLLPESFHLSRSMARFHRHSPYRVTMNHAFADVLEGCASGRQEGTWITFEVKRAWLRLYELGHAHSIEVWQENQLVGGMYGLALGQIFCGESMFSRRENASKTALWVFSQHFMAHQGRLIDCQVLNPHTASLGATEIPRVDYLQYVQTLAWQPAESGCWQTQTLF
- the cydC gene encoding heme ABC transporter ATP-binding protein/permease CydC is translated as MRALLPFLRLYRRHPWRLGLGILLAIATLLASIALLTLSGWFLAASSLAGVAGLYTFNYMLPAAGVRGAAIIRTAARYFERLVSHDATFRVLQHLRVYTFSRLMALAPEQLARFRQGELLNRFVSDVDTLDHLYLRVISPLAGAAIVIGVVTVGLALLDVPLALLTGGIMLLTLLLMPPLFWRLGSAAGLAIARRQAGWRQQLTSWISGLAELQIYGAAPRWRQQLDREEIAWQQAQQRQQRLQALAQSLLLLISGATVTLLLWLAAAGVGDQSTPGALIALFVFCALAAFEALAPVAGAFLPLAQVTRSAQRVQEIITQPPAIRFPPQPVVSPSGAHLELSHLCFSYPQRPEPVLQDFSLTLQAGEHLALLGPTGCGKSSLLTLLTRGQQAQQGSILLNGVPLEHWDEVSLRQRISVVTQRVHLFSQTLRDNLLLARPEASDAMLSAVLEQVGLAHLLTTAEGLNAWMGEGGRPLSGGELRRLAIARALLHDGDLWLLDEPTEGLDAATEQHILSLLRTAGQGRTLIMVTHSLTGLEKLDRICVMDQGQIVESGSHAELISKAGRYWRFCQRFAL